A part of Lacinutrix sp. 5H-3-7-4 genomic DNA contains:
- the rfbA gene encoding glucose-1-phosphate thymidylyltransferase RfbA produces MKGIILAGGSGTRLHPLTLAVSKQLMPIYDKPMIYYPLSTLMWSGIKDILIISTPKDLPLFKSLLGDGKQFGCNFQYAVQEEPNGLAEAFIIGEEFIGKDKVALILGDNIFYGTGLEKLLQQNNNPQGGIIYAYHVHDPERYGVAEFDENGIVISIEEKPKQPKSNYAIPGIYFYDNDVVEIAKNIKPSHRGELEITDVNKAYLKKGKLQVSVLDKGTAWLDTGTFNSLMQASQFVQVIEERQGLKIGAIEEVAYRMGYITKAQLKALVKPLIKSGYGKHLLSILEH; encoded by the coding sequence GATAAGCCAATGATTTATTATCCCTTATCAACACTAATGTGGTCTGGTATAAAAGATATTTTAATAATTTCTACGCCTAAAGATTTGCCTTTATTTAAATCTCTTTTAGGAGACGGAAAGCAATTTGGCTGTAACTTTCAATACGCTGTACAAGAAGAACCAAACGGCTTAGCCGAAGCATTTATTATAGGCGAAGAATTTATAGGAAAAGATAAAGTCGCATTAATTCTTGGTGATAATATATTTTATGGCACGGGTTTAGAAAAATTACTACAGCAAAATAACAATCCTCAAGGCGGAATAATCTATGCGTACCATGTTCATGACCCAGAACGTTACGGTGTAGCAGAGTTTGATGAGAACGGAATTGTAATTTCTATAGAAGAAAAACCAAAGCAGCCTAAATCTAATTATGCCATACCAGGTATATATTTTTATGATAATGATGTTGTAGAAATTGCTAAAAATATTAAGCCAAGCCATAGAGGAGAATTAGAAATAACCGATGTAAATAAAGCCTATTTAAAAAAAGGGAAATTACAAGTAAGCGTATTAGACAAAGGAACCGCTTGGTTAGATACAGGTACATTTAATTCACTAATGCAAGCCTCTCAATTTGTTCAAGTAATAGAAGAACGTCAAGGTTTAAAAATAGGAGCCATAGAAGAAGTTGCTTATAGAATGGGATATATAACCAAAGCCCAATTAAAAGCACTTGTTAAACCACTTATTAAAAGCGGTTATGGAAAACATTTACTTAGCATATTAGAGCACTAA
- the rfbC gene encoding dTDP-4-dehydrorhamnose 3,5-epimerase: protein MKVLETKLKDCFILEPNVFNDSRGYFFESFNAKTFIEHVNSKTVFLQDNESFSTKGVLRGLHYQTGEYAQAKLVRVVQGSVLDVAVDLRQDSKTFGQHVAVELSAENKKQLFVPRGFAHGFIVLSDTAIFSYKCDNYYNKASEAGIIYNDKDLKIDWKLNESDFLVSDKDLVLPTLKNAKLS, encoded by the coding sequence ATGAAAGTTTTAGAGACTAAATTAAAAGACTGTTTTATTTTAGAACCCAATGTATTTAATGACTCAAGAGGTTATTTTTTCGAAAGTTTCAATGCAAAAACCTTTATAGAACATGTAAACTCTAAAACAGTATTTCTGCAAGATAACGAGTCGTTTTCTACAAAAGGCGTGCTAAGAGGTTTACATTACCAAACAGGAGAATATGCTCAAGCAAAGTTAGTGAGAGTTGTACAAGGTAGTGTATTAGACGTTGCAGTAGATTTGAGGCAAGATTCTAAAACATTTGGGCAACATGTAGCTGTAGAGCTTTCAGCAGAAAATAAAAAACAGTTGTTTGTACCAAGAGGATTTGCTCATGGATTTATAGTTTTAAGTGATACAGCTATTTTTTCTTATAAATGTGATAATTACTACAATAAAGCATCCGAAGCAGGTATAATTTATAATGATAAAGATTTAAAAATCGATTGGAAATTAAATGAAAGTGATTTTTTAGTTTCAGATAAAGATTTAGTGCTTCCAACGTTAAAAAACGCAAAATTATCATGA